In a genomic window of bacterium:
- a CDS encoding L,D-transpeptidase has protein sequence MPRLLSLLTLCSMAIVAAPALAGPRLPPIYGLVSGEERDHTLQKGEGAWALATRLTMSPSHLRSLNPRTNLDGARAGSTIRISDRHIVPTLLTDGLVVDITDRTVYWFEDGDVKARFPVAVGRNNRWPTPQGSFHILERRKDPEWRVPPSIQAEMRAAGKPVQTRVPPGPKNPLGKYFIALSSGGVGFHGTNAPSSVGRYATHGCMRMHAGDVERLFHETTNGMAVDIVYDPVSLAVDADGRIWLEVHDDVYRGRKADLELVRQALTIANLTTWVDWNRAGEVVKRRWGTAEEITLTPVPPGHPAAPPAEQPVMPGGGVVPAALHQR, from the coding sequence ATGCCTCGTCTCCTGAGCCTCCTCACGCTGTGCAGCATGGCGATCGTCGCAGCGCCCGCGCTGGCGGGCCCGCGGCTCCCCCCCATCTACGGCCTGGTCTCGGGCGAAGAGCGCGATCACACCCTGCAGAAGGGCGAAGGCGCCTGGGCGCTCGCGACCCGGCTCACGATGAGCCCGTCGCACCTGCGCTCGCTCAACCCCCGCACCAACCTCGACGGCGCGCGGGCAGGCTCGACGATCCGCATCTCGGATCGGCACATCGTGCCCACCCTGCTGACCGACGGCCTCGTCGTCGACATCACGGACCGCACCGTCTACTGGTTCGAGGACGGCGACGTGAAGGCGCGCTTCCCCGTCGCGGTGGGCCGCAACAACCGCTGGCCGACGCCCCAGGGCTCCTTCCACATCCTCGAGCGCCGCAAAGATCCGGAGTGGCGCGTGCCGCCGTCGATCCAGGCCGAGATGCGTGCCGCCGGCAAGCCGGTCCAGACGCGCGTGCCCCCCGGCCCGAAGAACCCGCTCGGCAAGTACTTCATCGCGCTCTCGAGCGGCGGCGTCGGCTTCCACGGCACCAACGCACCGTCGAGCGTCGGCCGCTACGCGACGCACGGCTGCATGCGCATGCACGCCGGCGACGTCGAACGCCTGTTCCACGAAACCACCAACGGCATGGCCGTCGACATCGTCTACGACCCCGTGTCGCTCGCCGTCGACGCCGACGGACGCATCTGGCTCGAGGTGCACGACGACGTGTACCGCGGCCGCAAAGCCGATCTCGAGCTGGTCCGCCAAGCGCTCACGATCGCGAACCTCACGACGTGGGTCGACTGGAACCGTGCCGGCGAGGTCGTGAAGCGGCGCTGGGGCACCGCCGAGGAGATCACGCTCACGCCGGTGCCGCCGGGCCATCCGGCCGCGCCGCCGGCCGAGCAACCGGTCATGCCGGGCGGCGGCGTCGTGCCCGCCGCGCTCCACCAGCGCTGA
- a CDS encoding C69 family dipeptidase — protein sequence MGCDSFVVLGPAARYGTTLFAKNSDRPPRECQRIVQVPRRVHPDGARVRCQSIELPQVRETAAMIGSQPWWLWGFEHGVNEHGVAIGNETVFAREALGPRGLLGMDLVRLGLERGRSASEALDVMTALLEEHGQGGSGQFHVEWPYHNGFLVADKNSAWMLETSDRHWVARRVRDVAHISNGLSLGADWERGAADVTAFAVAQGWWSAAAGPVDFAAAYADTTGVPPNVCAGRWRRAAALLGEGRGALDVARLRAILRDHHADGPSRRPRPFQDDDFFTLCMHADPLDNTTASMIASLPVEAGALRPAWIALGSPCIAAYLPVWLDGTVPAVLADGGRDTEPGSPWWKTRRLLDLVEHDLPALTPRIREHWTPFEHALDARAAEAESEVLAARHRGDDPTAARILTTCMTNAVTEWQSHMDALIAAYSR from the coding sequence ATGGGCTGTGACTCGTTCGTGGTTCTCGGACCGGCGGCCCGTTATGGGACGACGCTGTTCGCGAAGAACAGCGACCGCCCGCCGCGCGAATGCCAACGCATCGTGCAGGTGCCGCGGCGTGTGCACCCCGACGGCGCCCGCGTCCGCTGCCAGTCCATCGAGCTGCCCCAGGTACGCGAGACGGCCGCGATGATCGGCTCCCAGCCGTGGTGGCTGTGGGGCTTCGAGCACGGGGTCAACGAGCACGGCGTCGCCATCGGCAACGAGACCGTGTTCGCACGCGAGGCGCTCGGGCCGCGCGGCCTGCTCGGGATGGACCTCGTCCGCCTCGGCCTCGAGCGCGGGCGCAGCGCCAGCGAAGCGCTCGACGTCATGACGGCGCTTCTCGAGGAGCATGGGCAGGGAGGATCCGGACAGTTCCACGTCGAGTGGCCATACCATAACGGTTTCCTCGTCGCCGACAAGAATTCGGCGTGGATGCTCGAGACCTCGGACCGGCACTGGGTGGCCCGCCGCGTTCGCGACGTCGCCCACATCTCGAACGGGCTGTCGCTCGGCGCCGACTGGGAGCGCGGCGCCGCCGACGTCACCGCCTTCGCCGTCGCGCAGGGCTGGTGGTCCGCCGCCGCCGGCCCCGTCGACTTCGCCGCCGCCTACGCCGACACGACCGGCGTCCCGCCGAACGTCTGCGCCGGACGCTGGCGCCGCGCCGCCGCCCTCCTCGGCGAAGGCCGCGGCGCGCTCGACGTCGCTCGCCTGCGCGCCATCCTCCGCGACCACCACGCCGACGGTCCGTCCCGCCGGCCGCGCCCGTTCCAGGACGACGACTTCTTCACCCTCTGCATGCACGCGGATCCGCTCGACAATACGACCGCCTCGATGATCGCCTCGCTGCCCGTCGAGGCCGGCGCCCTGCGCCCCGCCTGGATCGCGCTCGGCAGCCCGTGCATCGCCGCCTATCTGCCGGTCTGGCTCGACGGCACCGTTCCCGCCGTCCTCGCCGACGGCGGCAGGGATACCGAACCCGGCAGCCCCTGGTGGAAGACCCGCCGCCTCCTCGACCTGGTCGAGCACGACCTCCCGGCCCTCACCCCCCGTATCCGCGAGCACTGGACGCCCTTCGAGCACGCCCTCGACGCACGCGCCGCCGAAGCCGAGTCCGAAGTCCTCGCCGCCCGACACCGCGGCGACGACCCGACCGCCGCCCGCATCCTCACCACCTGCATGACCAACGCGGTCACGGAGTGGCAGTCGCACATGGACGCCCTGATCGCCGCCTACTCGCGCTGA